The window GACAACGCCGAACCGGACGCGGCACGGCGCCTGGTGGACACCGCGAAGGAACGCTTCGGCAGGCTGGACGGCATACTCATCAGCGTCGGCGGACCCGCGCCCGGCTTCGTCGCCGACAACACGGACGACCAGTGGCAGACCGCCTTCGAGGCCGTCTTCCTCGGTGCCGTACGCCTGGCGCGCACCGCGGCCGAGGCACTCGGCGAGGGCGGCGTCATCGGCTTCGTCCTGTCGGGATCGGTGCACGAGCCGATCGCCGGCCTGACCATCTCGAACGGGCTGCGCCCCGGCCTCGCCGGATTCGCCAAGTCCCTGGCCGACGAGCTCGGTCCGCGCGGCATCCGGGTCGTCGGTGTGCTGCCGTCCCGGATCGACACGGACCGGGTGCGCGAGCTCGACGCCCTGTCGGGCGACGCGGAGGCCGCCCGCACGGCCAACGAGGCGCGCATCCCGCTGCGCCGCTACGGCACCCCGGAGGAGTTCGGGAGGACCGCGGCCTTCCTGCTCTCACCCGCCGCCTCCTACCTGACGGGCATCATGGTCCCGGTCGACGGCGGCGCCCGGCACGGCTTCTGACGCGGGCCGCGCGGGCCCGGCACCCGCCGTACCCGCGCGGCGGCGGGTCAGTTGACCCGCTCCGCACGGTGCTTGACGGCCTTGAGCCGGACCTCGGCCGGAAGCTCGCCGAGGCCGGCCGAGGCCCGGGCGTGGGCGAGGGCCCCCTCGGAGACGTCCCGCAGCGTCGGCCCGGGGGCCGCATGCGGCTCCAGCAGCAGCCGGAGCCGGGCCCGCGGGGCGGTCCGCCGGCCGGTCAGCGTCACCTTGGCGTCGGACACTCCGTCCAGCGAGGCCGCCTCGCCGCCCAGGACGCCTTCCAGCGCTCTGCCGCGCAGCAGCGCGCCCTCGCCGTCGCCGCTGTCCACGAGGATCTCGGCGAGGCGTCCGCGGCGCAGCTGGGCCAGCAGCCACCACAGGGCGAGGAGCACCAGGACGGCGAGGACCGCGATCACGGTCGGCCACCACCACCCCTCGTCCCGCCACCGGTAGCGGTCCCCCCGGCTCAGCAGTACGTCGTTCCTGCCGTCGTACGGCCACCAGGACGGCAGCGAGAGGCCGAGCCCCGCGA is drawn from Streptomyces sp. NBC_00178 and contains these coding sequences:
- a CDS encoding SDR family oxidoreductase; its protein translation is MDLGLKDRVYIVTGATRGLGNATAQALAADGAKVVLSGREEKSVAEAAAALGPDAVGVVADNAEPDAARRLVDTAKERFGRLDGILISVGGPAPGFVADNTDDQWQTAFEAVFLGAVRLARTAAEALGEGGVIGFVLSGSVHEPIAGLTISNGLRPGLAGFAKSLADELGPRGIRVVGVLPSRIDTDRVRELDALSGDAEAARTANEARIPLRRYGTPEEFGRTAAFLLSPAASYLTGIMVPVDGGARHGF
- the amaP gene encoding alkaline shock response membrane anchor protein AmaP, whose translation is MIGKTNRVLTGLAGLVLVVVGGGVLVAGLGLSLPSWWPYDGRNDVLLSRGDRYRWRDEGWWWPTVIAVLAVLVLLALWWLLAQLRRGRLAEILVDSGDGEGALLRGRALEGVLGGEAASLDGVSDAKVTLTGRRTAPRARLRLLLEPHAAPGPTLRDVSEGALAHARASAGLGELPAEVRLKAVKHRAERVN